The window AACGCTACCACACCCCGCCTATTATGCAGAATGAAAGCGTGAAAACGACTATAATATGTGGCAGCCTGTTACAGCAGCTCTACTCCCTTTTCATATCGATAAATTAAACATGGTTATATCCAATTCACCGATAATATTGTTCATTCTCTCAATAGTTGTAGTCACTATAATTACATCGTCAATTATTGCAGTTTTTGCGTTCCTGAAATACGAGAGAGAAAGTGACTCCACAAACGATAGCCCACAAAAAAGACGAAGATTTATTTTGCGCTACACTGGGATTGCTGCCTTCTCCGGAATTGTCGGGGCTATTGGTGGCGGGTTATCAACACTTAAAATCCTTGAAAAGGATTTTGTTAGCTACGTTATTAATTTGAGCATATCGGAGAGATATAAAGGGCGTCCACCACGACCAGAAGGGTTAGTAGGTATATTTCTGACATGGCAACACAATCCTACAACAACTATGACAATAGATTGGCATACAGTTCGCGGTCGACCCTCTATCTCTCTACTTCGATATCGACGTGAGGATAATGGTAGTTGGCAAGAGATTGGTGCAGATTCACGCCCATTTCCCTCCACTACTGACCGAAGTTCGATTGACCCACGAACTATCCATAGGGCTGAATTAACGGGTTTAGAACCTGGGACGGTATACCAATTTCAGGTTTCGGGTTATAATCGTGAATACAAATTCCGCACGATGCCTGCGGAAATATCATCGGAAAAACCGCTCAGATTCGCGACCGGTGGTGATACAATGACAGACTGGGTTGCTTTAAAGCGAGTTAATGAAGTGGCAATGAAACACAATTTAGATTTTATTCATTGGGGAGGTGACCTGGCTTACGCAGATGCCGACCCGAATCAGGTCACTGACTGGTTTGATTGGTTTTCAGTCAATAAGGACACACTAGTGACTGACGAAGGAAGAGTAATTCCAATACTTGTAGCTATTGGTGATCACGAACTAATCGGAGAGCTAGAAACTCACGACCATGTTGATTACGAGCAAACTGATGAGTATCGAAAATTCATGGCTCCATTCTTCTATGAACTGTTCGCCTTTCCCGGTCAGCCAGGATACAATTCACTTGACTTTGGCAACTATCTCAGTTTCATCATCCTCGATTCTAATTGTTCAAACCCTGTCAAAGGCCAGCAGACTATGTGGCTGGAGGAACAACTCGCAAATATGACTGAGCGATCTTACGTCTTTACCTCATATCATAGTGCCGCTTTTCCTTCACATAAGGACT of the Natronosalvus vescus genome contains:
- a CDS encoding purple acid phosphatase family protein is translated as MWQPVTAALLPFHIDKLNMVISNSPIILFILSIVVVTIITSSIIAVFAFLKYERESDSTNDSPQKRRRFILRYTGIAAFSGIVGAIGGGLSTLKILEKDFVSYVINLSISERYKGRPPRPEGLVGIFLTWQHNPTTTMTIDWHTVRGRPSISLLRYRREDNGSWQEIGADSRPFPSTTDRSSIDPRTIHRAELTGLEPGTVYQFQVSGYNREYKFRTMPAEISSEKPLRFATGGDTMTDWVALKRVNEVAMKHNLDFIHWGGDLAYADADPNQVTDWFDWFSVNKDTLVTDEGRVIPILVAIGDHELIGELETHDHVDYEQTDEYRKFMAPFFYELFAFPGQPGYNSLDFGNYLSFIILDSNCSNPVKGQQTMWLEEQLANMTERSYVFTSYHSAAFPSHKDWNKEEKVKIRDHWVPLFEEYDITFALEHGDHTYKRSKPIRELEVSEDGIQYLGDGAWGVVPRGGNNKNEWYIDQFESDRHVIIVELDGSMVDVKVINEDENIIDQFAVEGRGSSTN